TCGGAGCGCATTCAGCCGACAAGGGCGGCCAGATCATCACCACCTACGTGCAGAACCGGGAGCAACTCGTCGGCACTCTCGACTGGCCGACGATGCCCGAGCTGCTCACCCAGGCCGGCGTCAGCTGGAAGGTCTACCAGGACCCAACCTCCAACGCCCTGTTCAACGTCCTCGACTACTTCAAGAACTTCGCCACCCCGTCCACTTCCGCCCAGGTCCAAAACGCGGCGCAGGGACTCGCCCCCGTCTACCCGGCGGAATTCGCCGCCGACGTTCAATCCGGAACCCTTCCCGAGGTGTCGTGGATCCTGCCGCCGGCGCCGTGCTGCGAGCACCCCGCGACCCCACCGGCCTACGGGGAATACCTGGTGTCGGAGATCCTCCAGATCCTGGTTTCCAACCCAGCGGTGTGGGCCCAGACCGTCTTCCTCGTGGTCTACGACGAGAACGGCGGCTTCTTCGACCATGTCGCCCCACCGACTCCGGGCCCGACGGTCATCGCAGGCGACAACAACCCTCTCGCCGGCGATCCGAACTACGACGGGGAGTACTTCACCGCTGCGCCGGCGAACGCGACCGGCGGCCCGCCGAGTGACTGGGACAACGTCCTCGGCCCGGTCGGCCTCGGGTTCCGCACACCTGCGTTGGTCATCTCACCGTTCAGCACCGGCGGGTGGGTCTGCCACGACACCTTCGACCACATCTCGACGATGAAGCTCGTGGAGACTGTCTTCCTCGAGCCGGGAACCCTCCTGGCCGGGCTCCACGTCTCGCCTTGGCGTTACGCGACGGTCGGCGACATGACATCCGCCCTACCGGGTATCGCGAGCCCCGACACGACGGTCCCGCAACTGCCGTCTACCTCGATGGCATACCCCGACGTCGCCGAGCAGAGCCTCCTCAATTCGCTCGCCGGCACCGTTGACGAGGGGCAGGCATACCCGGTCCCGACGGCGAACGCACCCGTACCCGCCCAGGACGACCGAGGCCCCAAGAACACGACTCCAACCCACGCAGCAAGCGGCCGGGAGGAGAGGAGGACGGCCCCGTAACGCAGTAGTTTGCACGGCGTGGAAACCGCGGTCGAACGAACCGACGCTGAAAGTGTCGACACCAAGGTCAAGGAACTCCTGGAGTCCCACCCTCCGGATGGGATACCGGAGCAGGAGTTCCTCGGAGCGCAGTTCGACGCCGGCCTGGCGTGGGTCCACTTCCCGGAGGGTTACGGCGGTTTGGGGGTGTCGAGGAGCCTCCAGTCGCGGGTCAACGATCTACTTCGCAAGGCGAATGCGCCCAACCTGACGCCGCGGAACGCGATCGGCTACGGGATGGCGGCGCCCACCATCCTCACGATGGGAAGCGAGGAGCAGAAGCGGCGCTACCTGCGCCCTCTTTTCACCTGTGAGGAAATCTGGTGCCAGTTGTTCTCCGAACCAGGTGCCGGCTCTGACGTGGCGAGCCTTTCCACCCGTGCCGTTCGTGACGGCGACGAGTGGATAATCAACGGGCAAAAGGTCTGGACGACGCTTGCTCACACCTCGAGGTTCGGGATGGTTCTCGCGCGAACCGACCCGGATGCGGAGAAGCACAAGGGCCTGACGTACTTCGTGGTCGACATGCACGCGCCGGGGGTCGAGGTGCGCCCTCTTCGGCAGATGACCGGCGACGCCGAGTTCAACGAGGTTTACTTCACCGACGTCCGCGTCCCCGATTCGGAGCGCCTGAGCCCCGCGGGCGAAGGCTGGCGCGGCGCCATCGTCACCCTCATGAATGAGCGCGTCTCGATCGGGGGTGGTGTGGCGCCGAGGGGCGGCGGACCGATCGCGACTGCGCTGAAGATCTGGGGAAAGACTCCGGCCGAGCGCAGAGACCCCGTCATGAGAGACAAGCTCGCGCGGCTGTGGGTGGAGGCCGAGGTTCAACGACTCACGAACATGAGAGCCGCAGCGAATTCGAAGCTGGGAACCCCCGGTCCGGAGGGGTCGACGGGGAAGCTCGCCTTCGCCGAGCTGAACAAGCGGATCTACGAGTTCTGCGAGAACCTTCTCGGCGCCGAAGGGATGCTCTACGACAGCTACGAAATGCGCCGCCCCAAAGGCGCTCTCGAGACTCGCTCGCCGCAGCAGATGTTCCTGCGTTCCAGGGCGAACTCCATCGAGGGTGGCACATCCGAGGTCATGCGCAACATTCTCGGCGAACGGGTCC
This portion of the Acidimicrobiales bacterium genome encodes:
- a CDS encoding alkaline phosphatase family protein encodes the protein MTRPTRRTGSTGPSLSRRRFLTLAGATAGALAVPELLIEKALSVEAAGGSLSDIKHIVVLMQENRSFDHYFGTMAGVRGFGDGATYSSYAGGPATDPGTVFHQTTVPAGTTKPILTVGGDTFLNPFELESNPPTVSGQTTNDITHDWGPQHLAWNNGAMDQWVVQHLKNDGTAPFEIDNGTLGIPQPARSSTPNGILTMGYYREADHLDYYRALAQSFTVCDGYHCSVLGPTDPNRLMWMSGSIGAHSADKGGQIITTYVQNREQLVGTLDWPTMPELLTQAGVSWKVYQDPTSNALFNVLDYFKNFATPSTSAQVQNAAQGLAPVYPAEFAADVQSGTLPEVSWILPPAPCCEHPATPPAYGEYLVSEILQILVSNPAVWAQTVFLVVYDENGGFFDHVAPPTPGPTVIAGDNNPLAGDPNYDGEYFTAAPANATGGPPSDWDNVLGPVGLGFRTPALVISPFSTGGWVCHDTFDHISTMKLVETVFLEPGTLLAGLHVSPWRYATVGDMTSALPGIASPDTTVPQLPSTSMAYPDVAEQSLLNSLAGTVDEGQAYPVPTANAPVPAQDDRGPKNTTPTHAASGREERRTAP
- a CDS encoding acyl-CoA dehydrogenase family protein, encoding METAVERTDAESVDTKVKELLESHPPDGIPEQEFLGAQFDAGLAWVHFPEGYGGLGVSRSLQSRVNDLLRKANAPNLTPRNAIGYGMAAPTILTMGSEEQKRRYLRPLFTCEEIWCQLFSEPGAGSDVASLSTRAVRDGDEWIINGQKVWTTLAHTSRFGMVLARTDPDAEKHKGLTYFVVDMHAPGVEVRPLRQMTGDAEFNEVYFTDVRVPDSERLSPAGEGWRGAIVTLMNERVSIGGGVAPRGGGPIATALKIWGKTPAERRDPVMRDKLARLWVEAEVQRLTNMRAAANSKLGTPGPEGSTGKLAFAELNKRIYEFCENLLGAEGMLYDSYEMRRPKGALETRSPQQMFLRSRANSIEGGTSEVMRNILGERVLGLPGDIRVDKGVPWSHVPRN